The sequence CTCCCAGCCGCTCCAGGCGGCCTTCGGCACGAGCAGATCGAAGGTGGCCTTGGCCTGGATGATGCCCGCGCCGGAGTGCTGATCCCAGCCCGCAGCGCCGATGTCTTTGGCCTTCTGCTGGAGCCCGGCCTTGGCCTGATCCTGGGTCAGATCGGGCTTGCCCTGCTTGAGCAGCGCCACTACGCCCGCCGCGATCGGCGTCGCCGCCGAGGTGCCGCTGTCGCTGCCGAAGTAGCCCTTGAAATGGGTGATCGAGCAGAAGTCGGGCTTTCTGGAATCGAGCGCCGCCGGTCCCTGACTGCTGTAGCCCACAAACTGCTCCCTGGTGTTGACCGCGCCGACCGTGATCACCCGTGGATGGCCGTTCGCGCCCCAGATGCTGCGGCCCGGCCCGGTGTCCGGCCCGCAGCGCCCATCGGGACAGGTGTTGCCGCAGTTGCCAGCCGCGAAGAGCACCATGATGCCCTTGTCGATCGCCTCGACGACTTTCTTGGTGAAGGGATGGCTCGGATTCGTCGCATAGACCGGGTCCCAGCCCTCCTGGAAGATACCGAAGCTACAGGTCAGGATATGCGGCGTGCCATCGATAGCACGCTGGTTGATCGCCCACTGGAACCCGGCCAGCGCGTTCGAGATGAACGGCCCGTCCGAGATCCGAATATCGTAGATCTGCGCCTGCGGAGCCATGCCCAGCACATCGGTCGCGCACATGTTGCCGTGATCGCCCCAGGCACTCGCCGTGGTGCCCCAGCTTGTGGTGGGCCAGCCGCCGATCACTCGTGGAATCTTGGCGGTTTCGCCCGGCCTGGGCGTGCGACCCAGCGCGGTGATGCCGCCATCGACCACGCCGACCACGATGCCTTCGCCGTGGTAGCCCGCCGCCCAGATCTGATCGACGCCGAGATAGTGCGCCACATCTTCGATCACGCCCTTGGCGGTGCCCGGCGTGCAATCGCACGTGCCGATCGGACAGGTCGCCATCGCCGCCTGAACCGGCTGCACCAGGCTCGACTCCAGCTCGATCACGCCCGTTGTGGTAAACGGCGCGATCGGCGTATCTTTATACACGCCGACCACATTCGGCTGGGCCTCCAGCTCAGGGATGCGGCGCGGATCGATCATGCCGCGCACGACCACAACCTCTTCCTCCAGCGCGCTGGCACTTTCCGCGCCGAGCGACGTGCTGCTCGGAATCGGCGGGAAGCTGGTATCCACCTGAAAGCCCGGAACGCTAAACGACGCGGCCATGCTGTACGCTTCGCTCGCGGCCTGCGTGCGAGGCATGCGTATCTCGACCAACACCTGCTCCAGTTGGTCCCCAGATTCGCCCGACTCGCCGTGCTCCATGCCGCCACCCGGCATTCCGCCAGCGCCAGCAGGCTCCATCGAAGACTCCTGCCCTTCCATCTGGCCGCCTGGCATCTCACCGGAGCTTTGCGCACCCATTCCGCCGCCGGAGCTTGGTGCATTCATCTCGCCGTGCGGCATATCGCCAGCGGATTCCTGAGGCGTATCGTGACCATTATGCTCTTCCATGTTGGGTTCTCCTGTTTGTAGCCGACCCCGCGTTGAAACAGACGCCGTCCGCTTGCCGTGCTTTTCCTTTTTTTTGCGCGCCTGCTTTTTGGCTTTCGACAAATTGCAACCTCCTTTACCGTGTCGGCATGGAGACGTGTTCGGCTGCTTCGTGCGGCCTACACGAAGCCAACCCAACGCGCGTACATACAGGACACAAGATTGCCACCGGAGACACAGCAGCCTGGACGTTAACAAAGGGCAGATGCGATCAAGCATCTTGCACTTCGACCGGGTCTTTCATCACCGGGCGGACGTAGTGGAGCTGATTAACCTTCGGCAGAGCAGTACTCGAAGTCTTTTCTGAACCTGCAACAATCATTCAGGGATCGAAAATGAGGCCGTGATGATGTCCAAACGACAGGTTATGTCAACCGAGCAGAATCGCGGTTGAAATGCAGAGGTACAGTGTGGAGAGATGTACTAGGAAACCTAGTGGTTAGAGCCATGATACACCCGCTGTGATCGCGGGTCAATGATAAACGCTCGCGTCTCAGCGGCTTCAAGGCCAGACGAGCCGATCAATCGGTGGCCGGTCCTCCCTGGTCTGCTTCTTGCATTTCTCCCTGCGACAACCAGGTACTCGCAGGAGAGGAGAAAAGAGATGCGGGTTCGGCTAGCGTGGGTAGCGCTTCTGGCGCTGCTTTCGATGGTTGCGTGGGGTAGCACTGCCTCGGCGCAGAACACCAACGCGAATCAAACGTTCACCCTGGTGCCAGGCGGCAAGGCGACGATCGACTTCCAAAGCTTCTGTATCGACTACGGCAAGAAATTCCCGGAACAGGTTGGCCTACCGCCAACCAACGTGGCCGATCCGACCGTGGTCGGAGCGCTCAACAACGCCCTCGCCAAAGGCTACACCGGCAGCAGCGCGCGCGAGGTACAGCTCGCGATCTGGAAGGCGCGCGGCGCGACCGACGCTCCACAGCCGGGCAATGTCGGCAATGAGATCGCACAGAACTTGCAGCAGCCCGCAGCACCGCAGGGCGCGACCTCGGTGATCGACGCGCTCAAGAATAACCAGATCAAGATGACCGCCGGATCGTGGCAGGGCATCGGCGAGAAGCTCAAGATCGGCGCGACCGACGACTTTTATCAGGGCCAGGGCCAGATCCAGGTCGAAAATACGTCGAGCCAGGAGCTAACGCTGTACATGCCGGTCGGCACGGTATTCCCCGCGCCCAGCGCCGAGTTCCAGAGCATGGCCGGATACGCCACCAACGTCTCGGTGAACAATCCCGCTCCGACTCAGGCGGCGCAGCAGGCGCAGACCTTGCCCGACACTGGCCTGACCGACAAGCTGCTCGATAGCCCGTGGCTGCTGATCGCCTATGCGATCGTCGTGGTGCTGTCGGGGCTGTTCATTCGCCGCTACTACGCTCGCGCCTGACATCGATCGCATTGATCGACAGCGGGACACGCGCCATGCGTGTCCCGCTTTGCTGTCTGCCGACCGTGCGCCTGGATCAAGCTATGGTCAATCCTCGATAAACGCGCGGATCGTGTGGTTGACCAGCTCAGGCTGCTCGTGGATGATCCAGTGCGACGCATCGGCGACGCGCTTGAGCGTGAGATGCGGCACGACCGCGTCCAGCCCTTCCAGGCTGCCGGTCAGCACAAAGCTATCCTGCTCGCCCCAGATGACCAGCGTCGGCGTCTGCACCACGTCCGAGGGGTGATCGACGCTGCCCATCGCCCGGTAGTAGTTCAGCGCCCCAGTCAGCGCGCCCGGCTGCGACCACGCCTCAAGATACGCCGCCTGATCCGCCTCCGTCATGTAGCCGTTTTGCAGCCCCGCGGTCAGCAGCGTATTCTTGAGCGCCGCGTAGTCGTCTGCCGCCAGCCGCTGCTCGGCTTCGGCGCTGCGCAGGCGAGCCATGTACCTGCTCGCGCTGCGCTGCTTCGGGTTATCGCGCAGCTCACGGCTAAAGATCGTCGGATGCGGCGCGTTGATGATGATCAGCTTCTCCAGATACGCCGGATACGACAGTGCAACATGCCACGCCACCACGCCGCCCCAGTCGTGCCCCACCAGGATGCAGCGCGAGTGGCCCAGGTGCTCGATCAGCCCGCGAATATCCTCGACCAGCAGCGGGATCTGGTACTGCTCCACCTCGGCGGGCTTCGACGACAGGTTGTAGCCCCGCAGATCTGGCGCGACCGCCTGATGATCGCGGCCAAACTCCGCAAGCTGGTGCTTCCAGGCATACCAGAATTCGGGAAAGCCGTGCAGGAAGAGCATCAGCGTGCCGCTGCCCTCCGTCACATAGTGCAACTGAATCCCGTTGACCTCGGCGTACTGGTGCAGCATCGTTCTGTTTCCTCGTTCCAGGTTGCCCCTTTGTTCTTTGTTGCCTTGTTCGCTTGTTCTATCGGCCCCTACCGCGTCAGCGTCACCTTTTGCAGCCCGCGCGGCCTGTCGGGCTCGAAGCCTTTAGCGAGCGCCAGATGCAGCGCCAGCAGTTGGCCGGGCACGATCGCGGTGATCGGGCTGAGCCATTCGGGCAGCGGCGCGGCCAGCGGCAGAAACGTGGTCGCCAGATCGCGCACATCCTGGCGATCGGAGACGATCAGCAGCTCTGCGCTGCGCGCTCTCAGCTCGTGGGCCAGCGCCAGCATATCGTCAAAGGCCGCGCCGTCGGGCATGATCAGCATCACGGGCGCGCCCTCGCCGATCATCGCGATCGGGCCGTGACGAAAATCGGCGGAGGAGTACGCATTCGCCACCACGTAGGTCAGCTCCTTGAGCTTGAGCGATAGCTCGAAGGCCGTCGCGTAGTTGTAGCCGCGTCCGATGATGATGCAGTGCTCCATGTAGCGATAGCGCTCGGCCCGCTGCGCAACGCCGTCGACGCCCGCCAGCGTCGTCGCCAGCGCTTCGGGAAGCTGCCGCAGCTCGTCCAGCCGCTCACTCGTGCGGCTGAGCGTCGCCGCGAGCAACGCCATCACCGTCACCTGCGCCGTGTAGGTTTTGGTCGCCGCGACGCTGCGCTCCTGCCCGGCGTGCAGCTCGATCACATGGTCGGCTGCGGCGGCCAGCGGCGATGCGGCGTCGTTGGTGATCGCCAGCGTGGGCCGTCCCTGCCGCCTGCCCTCCTCCAGCACCGCCACGATGTCCGGCGACTGTCCCGACTGTGAGATCCCGACCACCAGCGCGCCCGACAGGCGCGGCGGCGTATGGTAGAGCGTGTACAGCGAGGGTGTCGCCAGCGCCACGGGATAGCCCGCCAGGCTGGCCCAGGCATACGTAGCGTACGTCGCCGCGTGATCGGACGAGCCCCGCGCGGCGATCAGCGCGTAGCTAAACTCCGGCAGCCGCTCCGCGATCCGCGCGACCGGCCCGATCTGACGATCCAGCAGGCGCGCGATCACCTCAGGCTGGCTGTGGATCTCCTGTTCAAGCAAAGAAGTCATGGTCTGATCCTGTCGTTACCACTCCGGTTAACCAAACGGGGCAGCTTGCGCCGCCCCGTCCGTCCTGCGCTCCTGCGCTAGCGCTCGCCGTTGGGATACACCTGCTCCTCACCGGGATCGAAGCCCTCATCGGACTTGACCGGGCGACGGCCTTCGTGGCCCTTCGCGAACGGCGTCAGCTCGGCGCTGGCGACCTGTCCGGCCTCGACCGTCACCACCGCCACGCGGCGTCCGGTCACGCGCTCGCCGTCGACGATCACCTTGTAGCGGCCCGGCGCGAGATCGACAAAGCCGAACCAGCCGGAGCCGTTGGTCACTTTCGCGGCGACAAAGGCATCCGTCTCGGCGTCGTACAGCTCGACGCGGATCTGATCGAACGGCGTGCCGTCCTCGGTCGTCACGGTGCCCGCGAGATGGCCCTTGGTCGGCTGCGTCTTCCAGGTCATCTCCGGCACCACGGCACCATCGGCGAAGACCGGCGGCGTGATCGGATCGTACGCGCTCGGCTGCGTGAGCGCCTTGGTCAGCTCGGCGCGGCCAATATCGCCGGAGCGTCGGCCCTCGTTGGTCAGGTTGTCGGGCGTGCGGTACGAGTAGCCGACCCAGCCAACGGCTGAGTTGCCCGCCGCGCTGGGCGCGAGCGCCTTGCGGACCTGCGCCACCGAGCCGCCGCCGACGTGATCCGCGCCAGCGCCGACATAGTTCAGGTAGATCGCCGAGCCGATCGCCGCCTGACGATTGTGCTGCTGATCCTTGATAAACTCGTTCCACTCATGGTACATGCGCTGCTGGTTGTTCGGCTCCGTGACGAAGTGCTCGCGCTTGTAGTTCATCGGGATGTTGAGGTCGAGAATGCCCTCTTCCATCCAGCCGCGCCAGTCTTGCAGCACCTCGGCGTAGGTGCGCGTATTCTCCCAGCCGCCCTGGGTCTGCGGGCCGTAGCCATAGGTGATCGTATCGGCGCTGACGCGCACGTTCGGATTGATCTTGTAGGTTTCAAGATAGACCCGCCGCACGATGTTCGTCACCTGATCGCGCCGCCACTGCGCCCACTGCGGATCGGTCGGCGCTGGCCGGTCGGTGCGACCCGTCGCGGCCTGGAAGCGCGCCACGGACACGGGATTATAGCCCCACGACGGAATGTTGATGCCCAGCGTGAAATCCGGGTAGCGCACGCGGTCGAAGTTGATGCCGTCGACATCGTAGTTCTCGACGACGCTGGTGTACATGCTCACGATATAGTCGGCGGCGTCGGGATGGCCCGGATCGAGGTAGTAATCGGTTCCGCCGCGATTCGCGCCGTCGGAGCGCAGCATGATCCAGTTGTCCGCGCCGGTCTTGGACGGGCCGTGCTGGTTGAAGACGTGGCGCGGATCGAGCGGCGCGACGGCGCTGTTCCAGATCGCCGTGGTAATGATCCAGGCATGCACCTCGATGCCCTGTGCGTGCGCCTTGTCGATCAGGCTCTGGAGCGGATCGAAGGGCAGCGGCGCGATCCCTGCCTGGGTGCGCGGCATGATCGCCTTGTTGCAGAAGCAATCGCCGCGCCGCCCAATCTGCGCGACGATCGCGTTCATGTTGGCGGCTTTGGTATCGGCGATCAGCTTATCGATCTCGGCCTCGTTGAAAAGACCAGCGCCGAAGGCATCGACCCAGTAGGCGCGAAACTCGGATGTTGTGGCCTGGGCTGGCCGAGCCGCTAGAGCGCCTAGCAGCATCGCCAACAAACCAACCATGCTCATAAAGCGTTGCATGTGAGATTCCTTTCATCACGACATTGTGTGTGCTGAACGGCTGCGTTCTTCCTACCTTGAAGCGGGCGTTTCAAGGAGCCGACGTGCGATCACCAGCGCGCCACGGGCCGGATCGTCCACCGTGCGGAGCGGGCCGAGCGGCACGCCCGCGTGAGCGACGATTCCCTGCTGCAATCCGGCATTGGCGACGAGCAGACCGCCGCCGCAGGCCACGGGCGGCTCCGACAGATCCAGCCTGCGCACCACCGCCGCCGCCAGCCGTCCCAGCTCAAGCGCGGCGCGGTCCATGATCGCCTGTGCATCGGAATCACCCTGCGCGGCGAGATTCGCGATCTGTCCCCCCAGCGTCGCGATCATCGCCCGCGTGGTTTCAGGCCGATAGACATGACCGATCAGGGCGCTGGCATCCGTCAGTTGCCAGTGGTCGAGGATTGCGGAGAGTACCGCGTGAGCCTGCGCTCGTCCATCGGCGGTTTGCGTCGCCAGACGGAGCGCCTGCACGCCGATGTCGTAGCCGCTGCCTTCGTCGCCGAGGAGATATCCCCAGCCCCCGGCGCGAGCAGTGCGGCCATCGGGAGCACGACCGTAGCAGATCGAGCCGGTGCCGCAGATCAGCGCCACGCCCCAACCCGTGGGCGTCCCTGCCGCCAGCACAAGCTCCGCATCGTTGACGATCGTGAAGCGTGGCGCGAACGCCTGGCGCGTTACCCACGCTGTGTACAGCTCCCGGTCGGCGGGTCGATCGACACCGGCCAGGCCAAAGCAGGCCGCGACGATCGTGTCGTTCGCTCCCGCATGGCTCAGCGCCGCGTCGATCGCCTGACGCAGCGCGCTGGTCGCGGCATCCCAGCCAACCGATTGGTAATTGCTCGATCGAGCTGTGCCGACGCCCAGGATAGCGCCGTCGCAGCCTGCGAGCAGGGCGCGGGTTTTGGAGCCCCCGCCGTCGACGCCCAGGATTAGCTCAGCCATCGGCGTGCATGTCGGCGAGCGCCCGCCGCACATGACCGGCGCTCGCGGCAAGACGACGACGGGCTTCCGCCGCGTCCGTTCCCGCCAGGGCCATCACCACCGCCGTTTTCGCCTCGTAATCCGCGGCCTGGAGCAGCCGCCGGGCTTCATTTAAATTAACGTTTGTTGCCCTCGCTACGATACTGGCAGCGCGCTGACGTAATTTCTCATTCGTCGGCTGCACATCGACCATCAGGTTGCCGAAGGTCTTGCCCAGGCGGATCATCACCGTAGTGCTGAGCGTGTTGAGCACCAGCTTCTGGGCCGTGCCTGCCTTCATCCGCGTCGAGCCGGAGATCACCTCAGGGCCGACGACCGGCGCGATGATCAGGTCCACAGCCTCGGCCAGCGCCGACGGATGCGCGCAGGCCAGACCGGCCACGAACGCGCCGCGCCTTCGCGCCTCGGAGATCGCGCCCAGCACGTAGGGCGTGCGACCGCTGGCGGCGATACCCAGCACCACATCGTCGGCTGCTACGTTCAGCTCGGCGATGTCTCGCGCGCCCAGCGCGGCATCGTCCTCGACCGCCTCGATCGACTCGATCAGCGCGCGCGGCCCTCCGGCGATCCGCGCCACGACCAGCCCCGGATCGACGCCGTAGGTCGGCGGACACTCAGCCGCGTCGATCATGCCCAGCCGTCCCGACGTGCCCGCGCCGATATAGATCAGCCGACCGCCGCGCTCGATGCGCGCCACGACCACATCGGCCAGCCGCGCGATAGCGTCGCCGACCGCCGCTACCGCCGGAGCGACCCTCGCATCCTCCGCCGCAATCGCCGCGACGATCTCGCGCGTTCCAAGCGTGTCGATCTCCGCTGTCGACGGATTGATCGCCTCGGTTATGGTCTGATTCAGGCTCAACCTCTACCCCCTACACAGCGTGTTCATCTGCTTGTGGCTTCGCGCGCAGCATGCCGCGATACACACCGGGCGTCGAATCTTCGATCAGCACCGCGCCGACCGTCCTGGCATAGAACTCGGCTGGTCCGACGCCGCCGATGATCGCGTAGCCGAAGCCCTGCGCCGCCATCGCGTGGAGACAGGCCAGCAGCAGCACTCGCCCGATGTCGCGGCCACGTACCGCCGGATCGACGCCGATCGGGCCGAAGAAATTTTTGCAGGTCGCGTCGTAGCACGAGAACCCAACCAGACGCTCCGCCTCCACCGCCACAAAGCACGATACCGGCTGGTTGGCAAATGTGACCTCGCACTCGCTGGCCCAGGGCAGGCTCCAGTGCTGCCGCACCCAATCGACCACCACGTGCTTCTCCGGTGCCAGCGCCCGGCGAATATCGACGCCTGCCGCGCGCTGCGCCGCGATCAGCGGCTCCACCTCGGGGAGCGTGTAGAGCTTGACCAGCATATCGGGCATGGCTATCTCCTTCTGCGGGCTACGGTTCGATCAGATAGGCGCGGCGCGGTGGCGTGGTCGGCGCGGATAACACGCGCCTGAGCACAGCGCGGTACGAATCGCCGGGCGTGATACTGCCCAGCACCACCGGACGCGCCGCGCCGGTCGCTGCCGGAACGTTGTTCGGCCAGCCATGCAGGGCGGCGTAGCCCAGCAGCGCAAACGCGACCGCCTCTTTGGCGTCGGCGCTCAGCGCCAGATCGTCCACGGGCCGCACCCTGGTGGAGCCGAGCACCGCCTGCAACATCCGCATCAGCGTGGGATTGCGTGCGCCGCCCCCGCCGATCAGCGCCTCGTCGACCTGCGGCAGGTAGCGCTCGTAGGCCAGCGCAATGCTGCGCGCCGTCAGCGCGGTCAGCGTCGCGATCGTGTCGTCGGGCGAGAGGCCACGCTCCCGCGCCTGCGCGACATAGGCCCGCGCCTCGCCCGGCCCCCACTGCTCGCGCCCGGTCGATTTGGGCGGCGGCAGCTCGAAGAACGGATGCGCCAGCCACGCGGCCAGCAGCACCTCGTCGATCCGACCCCGCGCCGCCATCTGTCCATCGCGGTCGAAGGTTGTCGCGGCGCCGCTCAGCAGCCGCACCGCCTCGTCGATCAGCACATTGCCGGGGCCGGTATCGAAGGCCAGCTCCGCGCCGTTGGGCGAAAGATGGGTCACATTGCCGATACCGCCGATATTTTGCACGGCGCGATGCAGACGATCATCGGTAAAGAGCAGGTGATCGAGATACGGCACCAGCGGCGCGCCCTCGCCGCCCGCCGCCATATCGCGCGGCCTGAAGTCCGCCGCCACCGTGCAGCCGGTTCGCTCGGCAATCACCGCGGGCGATCCCAGTTGCAGCGTCGAGCGCACCGCGCCGGGCACCACCTGATGATAGACCGTCTGGCCGTGCGAGGCGATCAGATCGACCTCCGCCAGCGCGACGCCCGCCTGCTGCGCCACGGCATTGGCTGCGTCGGCAAACGCCTGGCCGAGCAGCACATTAACCTCGCAGACCTCGGAGGTCGTGCCGCGCTGCGGCGGCAGCAGCGCCCGCACCCGCTCGCGCAGCGCCTCGTCGAACGGCTGCATCGTGAACGCGCGCACATCCAGGCGCAGCGCATCGTCCACCCGCTCGATCGCGACCAGCGCCGCGTCAATCGCGTCGATCGAGGTGCCTGAGATCAGCCCAATCACCAGCATCGCAGCTCCCAACCGTCAGCCCTTGAGCGCGCCCATGCGCACGCCTTCGAGGAAGTAGCGCTGGAACACCAGGAAAAAGATCACCATCGGCAGCGCCGCGAGCGCCGCGCCCGCGAAGATCAGCCCGTAGTCGGTGCTGAACTCGCCCTGAAGACTGGCAACGCCCACCGGCAGCGTATAGTGGACGCTCTTTTGCAGCACGATCAGCGGCCAGAGAAACGCATTCCACGAGCGCACGAAGGTAAAGATCGCCAGCGCGCCGAGCGCTGGCTTGGAGAGCGGCAGGATCACATTCCAGAAAACGCCGATCTCGGTCGATCCGTCGATCCGCGCCGCCTCTTCCAGCTCCGAGGGGAGCGTCTGGATATACTGCCGCATCAGGAAGATGCCGAAGACATCGGCGGTGCCGGGCAGAATCACCGCCCAGAGGCTATCGATCAGCCCAAGCTGGCGCGTCACGATATACAGCGGCACCAGCGTCACATGCGCCGGGATCATCAGCGTGCTCAGGATGATCCAGAACATGATGTTTCGGCCCGGAAACTGCTTCTTGGCGAAGGCGTAGCCCGCCAGCGTATCGAAGAAAATATGGAACAGCGTGATGCTCAGCGTTACGGTCAGGCTATTGAGCGCCCAGCGCCAGTAGTTGCGCGCCTGGTTGAAGAGCCGATCAAAATTTTCCAGGCTGGCATGGATCGGGATCAGATCCGGCGGCACCTTGATCGTCTCGCGCGTCGGCGTTAGGGCCGTGACGAACAGCCAGTACATCGGCCACAGCGAGATGATCGTCGTGACGATCAGCACGGCCCAGGCCAGAATCGAGAGCCAGCTTCGCCGCGCACGTGGCCTGGTCGGGGCGTAGTCTGTCGCAACTGCCATCGTCTAATACTCCACGTCGCTACGCAGCAGCCGGAACTGCACCACCGCCACCGACGCGATAATCAGGAAGAGAATAAACGCCTGCGCCGCCGCGACACCGTAGCGGAACTGCTGAAAGCCATTCTGATAGATCTGCGTGACGATCGTCTGCGTCGAGTTGCCGACGCCGCTCGGCACCATCACGAAGACTTTTTCAAAGACCTCGAAGCTGGCGATGGTGTAGAGCACCACAAGATAGAGCGTTGTCGATTTGATCAGCGGCAGCGTAATGTTCCACCACTTGCGGATCGGCCCCGCGCCGTCCAGCTCCGCCGCCTCGTAGAAATCTTTGGGAATGCCGCCCATCGCCGCGCTGAACAAGACCACGCCCGTCGCCGGAATCGTCAGGATCGTCGAGAGCGTAATGCTGTTGAGCGCGATATTCGGATCGGACAGCCAGCGCACCGGGCCAAGACCCACCAGGCTCAGCAAGAAGTTCAAAAAACCCCACTGTGTGTTGTACATCCAGCGCCAGACCATCGCGATAATCACCGCGCTGGTGACGGCAGGCAGGTAGTAGGCCGCTCGGAAAAATGTTTGCGCGTACTTGTTCAGCGGCTGGATCAGGCTGGAAAGGATCAGCGCGACGAAAATATTGGCGGTCACGGTCAGCACGGTGTAGTACAGCGTATTGCCGAGCGCCGTCACGAACACGCCGCTCTGCGTGGTGAACGCCTCGACGTAGTTATCGATACCGACCCATCTGCTGTTGCCGCGTAGCCGGAAGTCTTGCAGCGAGATCAAGAATGACCAGACGACCGGGATCAGCACAAAGATCGTGAACGTCAGCATGCTCGGCAGCACAAAGGCATAGCCCCAGCCGTATCGTCGGAAGAATCGCCTGATTCTGGAGCCGGTGCTTAGCGGCGATCTACGGGATTTTTCCAGAGCTACATTTGCCATAGGGGGTTTTTCCTCGATGGATCAGCAGGCCCTCACCCACACCAGGGCGATGGGGTGAGGGCCTTGCCTCCTACTTGCTCAGAATACCGTTGATCTCCGCCGCCGGAGCCTTGAGCGCTTCGTCGGGCTTGATCTGGCCCAGCACGGCGTTCTGAATCTGCGGATGGATGATCGTGCGGATCTGCGGCCACTCCGCAATGATCGGCGTGATGTAGGTGTGCTCGACAAACGGCACGAACTTGCTGATCGGGTCGCTGACCTCGACCGACTTGCGCGCGCCCGGCGCGAGGTAGTAGCCCTGCACATCCTTGCCGACCTGCGCGCTCGTCAGGTAGCGCGCAAAGTCCATCGCCGCCTGAAGCTTGGTCTGGTCGTCGTTCGCCGCGACCGAGATCAGGCCGATGCCGCCCGCCGTCATCGGCTTGCCCGACTTGCCGATCGGCATGTCGATCACGTCGAAGTTGAGGCCGTCCGCCTTGTAGCCCGACGACGCGCCGCTCGGCTCGCTGTACATCGCGTAGACCTTCTTCTCCTTGAAGCCGGTCGAGATGTCCTGGCCGGTCTGCGTGCCGAAGTCGGGCGGCGTCACCTTGTGGACCTGCGCCAGATCGACGAGCTTCTGTAGGCCGCTGATCGACTCGGGGCTGTCGAAGGTGTACTTCGTGTTGTCCTGGCTCAGCGGCGAGCCGCCATCGCCCAGGATGATCGGCCAGGAGTTGACCACGCCGGGATCGATCACCGCCGTGTAGCCGTAGACCTGCTCGCCATTCTCGCGGGTGAAGGTCAGCTTCTTAGCGATCT comes from Herpetosiphonaceae bacterium and encodes:
- a CDS encoding anhydro-N-acetylmuramic acid kinase, which gives rise to MLVIGLISGTSIDAIDAALVAIERVDDALRLDVRAFTMQPFDEALRERVRALLPPQRGTTSEVCEVNVLLGQAFADAANAVAQQAGVALAEVDLIASHGQTVYHQVVPGAVRSTLQLGSPAVIAERTGCTVAADFRPRDMAAGGEGAPLVPYLDHLLFTDDRLHRAVQNIGGIGNVTHLSPNGAELAFDTGPGNVLIDEAVRLLSGAATTFDRDGQMAARGRIDEVLLAAWLAHPFFELPPPKSTGREQWGPGEARAYVAQARERGLSPDDTIATLTALTARSIALAYERYLPQVDEALIGGGGARNPTLMRMLQAVLGSTRVRPVDDLALSADAKEAVAFALLGYAALHGWPNNVPAATGAARPVVLGSITPGDSYRAVLRRVLSAPTTPPRRAYLIEP
- a CDS encoding carbohydrate ABC transporter permease; this encodes MAVATDYAPTRPRARRSWLSILAWAVLIVTTIISLWPMYWLFVTALTPTRETIKVPPDLIPIHASLENFDRLFNQARNYWRWALNSLTVTLSITLFHIFFDTLAGYAFAKKQFPGRNIMFWIILSTLMIPAHVTLVPLYIVTRQLGLIDSLWAVILPGTADVFGIFLMRQYIQTLPSELEEAARIDGSTEIGVFWNVILPLSKPALGALAIFTFVRSWNAFLWPLIVLQKSVHYTLPVGVASLQGEFSTDYGLIFAGAALAALPMVIFFLVFQRYFLEGVRMGALKG
- a CDS encoding sugar ABC transporter permease; this translates as MANVALEKSRRSPLSTGSRIRRFFRRYGWGYAFVLPSMLTFTIFVLIPVVWSFLISLQDFRLRGNSRWVGIDNYVEAFTTQSGVFVTALGNTLYYTVLTVTANIFVALILSSLIQPLNKYAQTFFRAAYYLPAVTSAVIIAMVWRWMYNTQWGFLNFLLSLVGLGPVRWLSDPNIALNSITLSTILTIPATGVVLFSAAMGGIPKDFYEAAELDGAGPIRKWWNITLPLIKSTTLYLVVLYTIASFEVFEKVFVMVPSGVGNSTQTIVTQIYQNGFQQFRYGVAAAQAFILFLIIASVAVVQFRLLRSDVEY
- a CDS encoding sugar ABC transporter substrate-binding protein, with amino-acid sequence MKQKWISWLLLLALLVPVLVACGSPSGETTTPGTSAPPAASASPAGSPAAGATAPAAETPATTETTAATGDNLAVSKSGFKGTLQYWALNYQPDGGNQTGKLTDAAIAAFTKANPDIKVEVTGYTGDQAGFTKLTQAVQGGQAVDVFRLPSDILPLLVQDDLVAPIDEFLTEEDKADIYPNLLEAVSIEGKAYAWPLWVPPVGMYLNLDVFKEKGVDPPKAGWTYEEFVEIAKKLTFTRENGEQVYGYTAVIDPGVVNSWPIILGDGGSPLSQDNTKYTFDSPESISGLQKLVDLAQVHKVTPPDFGTQTGQDISTGFKEKKVYAMYSEPSGASSGYKADGLNFDVIDMPIGKSGKPMTAGGIGLISVAANDDQTKLQAAMDFARYLTSAQVGKDVQGYYLAPGARKSVEVSDPISKFVPFVEHTYITPIIAEWPQIRTIIHPQIQNAVLGQIKPDEALKAPAAEINGILSK